The genomic window GTTGATCCGGTGAAAGCGCACAATCAGCTCGACGGCTGAGGGCGGCGAGCCTGCGCGGACCTCCAGCATATTCACCGCCGCCTCGCGCCGTGAGAATGCCCCGTACATCGTCGGCAGATAGGCGATCAGCAGGGCTACCAGTACCAGACCAATCAACGCCTCGCTAAAGGCCAGCAGCGTCGTTGGCAGATTGACCACCGGCGCGAAGCCGAGCGTCAGCAGCGACGAGCCGCTCAGCGTAAATGCCTGGCGCAGCGAGGTAACGCCGACCGCCCAGTACATCGCCATGTAGCCGATCAGCACGAACGTAAGCCAGACCGCAGGCAGCGCCAGCAGCGTGATCGGCGCGTAGTGCGCCATCACGCGATCACGCTCGGCATACGTTTGGGTACGGTACAGCGCCAGGCCAAAGAGTCCCGCCGATACTCTGAAGACCAGCCGCGTCAGCGGATCGCGCGTGCTGCGTGGCAGCACAAAGGTCTGAAGCGCGGACAGAAACGTTCCCGCGACGATCACCACACCCGCCAGAAAGACAAGCACACGAAGCAGCAGCATGGCTGGCATTACTCCTTAGCAGCAGCGCTGAGCGTACACGAAGCGATCAGCGGCGCTGATCACCGGGCTGGCCTAAGCCTCGGCGGGCTTCGACGACTCCAGCGGCCATTCCGCCGTGAGCTGCTGGCGCAGCGCAATCAACATCTTGGTCGCCGCCACGGGGTTGCCGCGACCCGTTGGAAAGTAGCACGGAAACACAGAGTAGCTCCGCCCGTCGATCGGATGCGACGAGAAGAACGTGCAGCGACCCTGCTGCGCATCCCACAACTGATCGGCCAGCCGTACATTGCAGCCGGTCAGCAGCCGAAATGGAATCAGGCCAAACGTCACGATCGCCTGGGGCTGCACCAGCGCGATCTCCGCTTGTAGAAATGCCCACGCAGCGGCGATGCGAGCGGTCGTCGGCAGCCGGGAGCCGTCGTCGACGCATTTGACAGCATTGGTAAGATAGAGTTGTTGTCGGCAAGTCTCGTGCAGCAGTAGCTCGACCATCTCCGGCGTACGTCCCAGCGCTGCGATCCGCTCCGGCAGATCGGCCCGCACAAAGCCTGCGGTCGCGAGGATCTCCCAGAGCTTCGGCTTACCGGCAAACGGAAATCGCACCCCCCGCCAATCGGCATGCGCGGTGAAGTTGCGCACGGTCGGATTGATAAACACCAGCATCAACCGAGGTTTCGTAGCACAGCCGCCGCCGGGCACATGACGGTACTGACGGCTGGCCGTAGCGCAGACCGTGCATGTGTCCAGCCGTGCGTTCAGCGCGGCAAGCTGCTGA from Herpetosiphonaceae bacterium includes these protein-coding regions:
- a CDS encoding uracil-DNA glycosylase family protein, which encodes MLNIVQPIVSDQQLAALNARLDTCTVCATASRQYRHVPGGGCATKPRLMLVFINPTVRNFTAHADWRGVRFPFAGKPKLWEILATAGFVRADLPERIAALGRTPEMVELLLHETCRQQLYLTNAVKCVDDGSRLPTTARIAAAWAFLQAEIALVQPQAIVTFGLIPFRLLTGCNVRLADQLWDAQQGRCTFFSSHPIDGRSYSVFPCYFPTGRGNPVAATKMLIALRQQLTAEWPLESSKPAEA